In Spirochaeta thermophila DSM 6578, the following proteins share a genomic window:
- a CDS encoding ParB/RepB/Spo0J family partition protein, whose translation MAKRGLGKGIDALLGGGLDFSEEEGSLREVEVERLVPQEGQPRKHFDEAALEDLARSIKEKGVLQPLLVEELPGGKFRIVAGERRYRAAKLAGRTTVPVIVRSFTEQERLEIALIENIQREDLTPIEEAQAYRALMEHAGLTQEQLAERLGKSRPVIANALRLLQLPEEMQRALDERTITPGHARAILSVPDDEGRRRLFSQIVKEGLSVREAERRAARVAGDAAGRKTPADERARDPFLRDLEDRCIERLGTKVRIKGSLERGVVEIAYFSKDDLERLIEVLLGGE comes from the coding sequence GTGGCTAAGCGAGGACTGGGCAAGGGGATCGACGCCTTGTTGGGGGGAGGGCTCGATTTTTCCGAAGAGGAGGGTTCGCTCCGGGAGGTGGAGGTGGAGCGTCTGGTCCCTCAGGAGGGACAGCCGCGGAAGCACTTCGACGAGGCGGCGCTCGAGGATCTGGCGAGGTCGATCAAAGAAAAGGGGGTGCTCCAGCCGCTCCTCGTGGAGGAGCTTCCCGGGGGGAAGTTCAGGATCGTGGCAGGGGAGCGGCGATACAGGGCGGCGAAGCTCGCAGGGCGTACGACCGTACCGGTGATCGTCCGTTCCTTCACTGAGCAGGAGCGTCTGGAGATCGCCCTCATAGAGAACATCCAGCGGGAGGATCTGACCCCCATCGAGGAGGCACAAGCCTACCGTGCCCTCATGGAGCACGCAGGCCTCACGCAGGAGCAACTCGCAGAGCGGTTGGGAAAGAGCAGGCCCGTGATCGCCAATGCCCTCAGGTTGCTCCAGCTTCCCGAGGAGATGCAGCGGGCGCTCGACGAGCGGACGATCACGCCCGGGCATGCGAGGGCCATCCTCTCCGTGCCGGATGATGAGGGCCGAAGGCGCTTGTTCTCCCAGATCGTGAAGGAGGGGCTCTCGGTGCGTGAGGCGGAGCGTCGGGCTGCGAGGGTTGCGGGGGATGCCGCGGGTCGGAAGACGCCGGCGGATGAGCGCGCGAGGGATCCCTTTCTCAGGGATTTGGAGGATCGGTGTATCGAGCGCTTGGGGACCAAGGTGCGGATCAAGGGTTCGCTCGAGCGGGGGGTGGTGGAGATCGCCTATTTCTCCAAGGACGACCTGGAACGGCTGATCGAGGTGCTCCTCGGCGGGGAGTGA